In Tepidisphaeraceae bacterium, the genomic stretch CGATGACAGGCGATCGGATTCGAATTCGGATGGAAGCATACGATCACCGGGCCCTCGATAGCTCGGCCAAGGAGATCGTCGAGCACGCCAAGCGTACCAACGCCCGCGTGTGCGGTCCCATTCCGATGCCGACCCGCGTGGAGCGCTACACCGTGCTCCGCAGCCCGCACATCGACAAGAAGTCCCGCGAGCAGTTCGAGATGCGCACGCACAAGCGCGTGATCGACATCTTCGAGCCCACCGCCCGCACGATCGAAGCGCTCAATCGCCTCGTCGTACCGGCTGGCGTCTTCGTGAAGATCAAGGCCTAGTTTTTAGATGACATACGCACACCCCTGCAAGAAGGGGTGTTTTGGTTGACGCACCGTGGGGTTCATCCAAGAACCCATCGCCCTTAAGGCTCTTTCGGCCTGACGGGACACGGCGACGCGAGGTGTTTTGTCGTTTGATAAATAGCCCCGGGCTTGCCCGAGGCGCGAATGAGCAGAAAAGTTTACGGAGCGGTTTACGAGTCGGCCCTGATGTTTGGGGTTGCCTCCTCTGACCGAAAGCAATGACACCAGCAGTTCTGGGCAAGAAAGTCGGCATGACGCGCATTTACGACGAGAAGGGCGCAATCGTGCCCGTCACTGTCGTACAGGTCGAGCCGAACGCGATCACGCAGGTGAAGACGGTCGAGACCGACGGCTACAATGCCGTGCAGCTCGGCTTCGGTGAGATCAAGCCGAAGTACAGCACCTTCCCGCTCATCGGCCACGCCGCCAAGTCCGGCAGCGCCCCCCGCAAGCACTTTCGCGAAATCAACCTGAAGGGCACGCCCACCGATAAGGCCTTGGGCGACCTGGTGACGGTCGAGATCTTCGACGGCGTGCAGTTCGTCGACGTGATCGGCACCAGCAAGGGCAAGGGCACTGCCGGCGTTATGAAGCGCCACCACTTCGGTGGTCAGCCCGCCTCGCACGGTACCGAGCGTAAGCACCGCTCGCCCGGTTCGCTCGCCAGCCGCGCCACCTGGCGTGGTCAGAGCGGTAAGCCCAAGAAGGGCGTCCGCATGGCCGGTCACATGGGCATGGACCAGGTCACCACCCGCAATCACCCCCTCGTCAAAGTCGATACCGCTAATAACCTGCTGCTGATCAAGGGCTCGCTTCCGGGCCCCAACGGTACGGTTCTGTTCGTGCGGAAGTCGATCACCGCGAAGGTGAAGGCTGCTGAATAGGTTTGTCAGTGGTCAGTCGCCAGTGGCCTTTAGGCCATGGCGACCGACACCGCTGCGACTGATGACGGACAACGGACAACTGACAACGGACCAAGAGTCATGATCGAACTACCGATTTACAATCAGGCCGGCGAGAAGGTCGAAACCTTCAATGTCGACGAAGCCAAGCTCGGCGGTGAAGTGCG encodes the following:
- the rplC gene encoding 50S ribosomal protein L3, with product MTPAVLGKKVGMTRIYDEKGAIVPVTVVQVEPNAITQVKTVETDGYNAVQLGFGEIKPKYSTFPLIGHAAKSGSAPRKHFREINLKGTPTDKALGDLVTVEIFDGVQFVDVIGTSKGKGTAGVMKRHHFGGQPASHGTERKHRSPGSLASRATWRGQSGKPKKGVRMAGHMGMDQVTTRNHPLVKVDTANNLLLIKGSLPGPNGTVLFVRKSITAKVKAAE
- the rpsJ gene encoding 30S ribosomal protein S10: MTGDRIRIRMEAYDHRALDSSAKEIVEHAKRTNARVCGPIPMPTRVERYTVLRSPHIDKKSREQFEMRTHKRVIDIFEPTARTIEALNRLVVPAGVFVKIKA